One Glycine max cultivar Williams 82 chromosome 4, Glycine_max_v4.0, whole genome shotgun sequence DNA segment encodes these proteins:
- the LOC121174751 gene encoding LOW QUALITY PROTEIN: uncharacterized protein (The sequence of the model RefSeq protein was modified relative to this genomic sequence to represent the inferred CDS: substituted 1 base at 1 genomic stop codon) translates to MGWISGSQSGFGAVRSPNSAKAISDRASTMSAPXSGPKNTSSLPFLVFLSLPERG, encoded by the exons atgGGATGGATATCAG GCTCCCAATCCGGGTTTGGAGCTGTGAGGTCTCCTAATTCGGCCAAGGCGATATCAGACCGCGCCTCGACGATGAGTGCTCCTTGATCTGGTCCGAAAAACACTTCCAGTTTACCATTCTTGGTCTTTCTGAGCCTGCCTGAGAGAGGGTAA